Proteins from one Rosa chinensis cultivar Old Blush chromosome 7, RchiOBHm-V2, whole genome shotgun sequence genomic window:
- the LOC112176297 gene encoding YTH domain-containing protein ECT3 isoform X1 — translation MAGEKKIEKAEPVATVLASDSVSGLGEQQRVSGKDGIPYDSISSMSSSRDATDSMKGETDQESVGEHGVYYPPTSCYNYYYPGYNGSYTQMDEHRYANANNSQAGVQSDNGSMVYYLPGYNPYAPGTLMGVDGQGVGQQQYFSSSGYMQPPSYGSEAMPCYPWDTTYSGDISTATNSGFGNLKSGPGGTALSRSSGFMSGKTNGNLASKFSKSFPSTQPIKSLNKVPHLGSDFSASLLKGYPSAGRFSSFTNQKGLFPLNGQTNYKSNGRILNGNDRFKSREKYNRNEDFESSTELTRGPRSRNKITPSDSSVEKEVLGFTVSRDKYNLPDFRTDYESAKFYVIKSYSEDDVHKSIKYDVWASTPNGNKKLDVAFRDAEAKSSETGTRCPIFLFFSVNGSGQFVGLAEMIGEVDFNKDMDFWQVDKWSGFFPVKWHIIKDIPNTQLRHIILENNDNRPVTFTRDTQEIGLKQGLEMLNIFKTYAPRSSLLDDFNFYENREKSLQAKRSSKPATLKIETYDDGVIPEHMSAVGEDLEAESGGIGMTSDRTSLISLTKNLSLNA, via the exons ATGGCCGGCGAAAAGAAGATTGAGAAAG CTGAGCCTGTAGCCACTGTGTTGGCATCAGATTCTGTTTCCGGATTAGGAGAGCAACAGCGG GTTTCTGGGAAAGATGGAATACCATATGATTCGATCTCCTCCATGTCTTCTTCGAGGGATGCCACCGACAGCATGAAAGGTGAGACTGATCAAGAGTCGGTTGGAGAGCATGGTGTTTACTATCCACCCACTAGCTGTTACAATTATTATTATCCAG GATATAATGGATCCTATACGCAGATGGACGAACATCGCTATGCTAATGCTAATAATTCACAGGCG GGTGTGCAGTCAGACAATGGTTCAATGGTCTATTATCTCCCCGGCTATAATCCATATGCCCCTGGAACTCTTATGGGTGTTGATGGCCAAGGTGTTGGTCAACAGCAGTATTTTTCTTCCTCAGGTTATATGCAGCCACCTTCGTATGGTTCTGAAGCTATGCCTTGTTATCCATGGGACACAACATATTCTGGTGATATCTCTACAGCAACAAACTCTGGTTTTGGAAATCTAAAGTCTGGACCAGGTGGTACTGCTTTATCTAGGTCAAGTGGCTTTATGTCGGGCAAAACAAATGGAAATCTTGCtagcaaattttccaagtctttccCTTCTACACAACCCATCAAATCATTAAACAAG GTGCCTCATTTAGGTTCTGATTTCTCAGCCAGTCTTTTGAAGGGATACCCCTCAGCTGGAAGGTTCTCATCATTCACTAACCAGAAGGGTTTGTTTCCTCTTAATGGTCAAACAAACTACAAATCTAATGGGAGGATATTAAATGGAAACGACAGATTCAAGTCAAGGGAAAAATATAACAGAAATGAGGATTTTGAATCCTCAACTGAGTTGACACGTGGTCCAAGATCTCGCAACAAGATTACTCCTTCAGACTCATCAGTTGAGAAGGAAGTATTGGGATTTACAGTCAGTAGAGATAAATACAACCTACCAGATTTTCGGACTGATTATGAAAGTGCGAAGTTCTATGTCATTAAGTCTTACAGTGAAGATGATGTCCATAAGAGCATTAAATATGATGTTTGGGCCAGCACTCCGAATGGCAATAAGAAACTGGATGTAGCATTTCGTGATGCTGAAGCAAAATCGAGTGAGACAGGCACGCGGTGTCCTATATTCCTATTTTTCTCG GTGAATGGAAGTGGGCAGTTTGTAGGCCTGGCCGAGATGATTGGGGAGGTAGATTTCAACAAAGATATGGACTTCTGGCAAGTTGACAAGTGGAGTGGGTTCTTCCCAGTTAAATGGCATATAATAAAGGACATACCTAACACTCAGTTGCGGCATATTATCCTTGAAAACAATGATAACAGACCTGTAACTTTTACCCGGGACACTCAAGAG ATTGGACTGAAGCAAGGTTTGGAAATGCTGAACATATTCAAAACTTATGCACCCAGATCATCTTTGTTAGATGACTTCAATTTCTATGAAAATCGAGAAAAGTCTCTACAAGCCAAAAGGAGCAGTAAACCTGCAActttaaagattgaaacttACGATGATGGTGTTATCCCT GAGCATATGAGTGCCGTAGGGGAAGACCTTGAAGCTGAATCAGGTGGGATCGGGATGACTTCTGACCGAACATCTCTCATTTCACTTACTAAAAATCTCTCTCTCAATGCTTGA
- the LOC112176297 gene encoding YTH domain-containing protein ECT3 isoform X2, which produces MAGEKKIEKAEPVATVLASDSVSGLGEQQRVSGKDGIPYDSISSMSSSRDATDSMKGYNGSYTQMDEHRYANANNSQAGVQSDNGSMVYYLPGYNPYAPGTLMGVDGQGVGQQQYFSSSGYMQPPSYGSEAMPCYPWDTTYSGDISTATNSGFGNLKSGPGGTALSRSSGFMSGKTNGNLASKFSKSFPSTQPIKSLNKVPHLGSDFSASLLKGYPSAGRFSSFTNQKGLFPLNGQTNYKSNGRILNGNDRFKSREKYNRNEDFESSTELTRGPRSRNKITPSDSSVEKEVLGFTVSRDKYNLPDFRTDYESAKFYVIKSYSEDDVHKSIKYDVWASTPNGNKKLDVAFRDAEAKSSETGTRCPIFLFFSVNGSGQFVGLAEMIGEVDFNKDMDFWQVDKWSGFFPVKWHIIKDIPNTQLRHIILENNDNRPVTFTRDTQEIGLKQGLEMLNIFKTYAPRSSLLDDFNFYENREKSLQAKRSSKPATLKIETYDDGVIPEHMSAVGEDLEAESGGIGMTSDRTSLISLTKNLSLNA; this is translated from the exons ATGGCCGGCGAAAAGAAGATTGAGAAAG CTGAGCCTGTAGCCACTGTGTTGGCATCAGATTCTGTTTCCGGATTAGGAGAGCAACAGCGG GTTTCTGGGAAAGATGGAATACCATATGATTCGATCTCCTCCATGTCTTCTTCGAGGGATGCCACCGACAGCATGAAAG GATATAATGGATCCTATACGCAGATGGACGAACATCGCTATGCTAATGCTAATAATTCACAGGCG GGTGTGCAGTCAGACAATGGTTCAATGGTCTATTATCTCCCCGGCTATAATCCATATGCCCCTGGAACTCTTATGGGTGTTGATGGCCAAGGTGTTGGTCAACAGCAGTATTTTTCTTCCTCAGGTTATATGCAGCCACCTTCGTATGGTTCTGAAGCTATGCCTTGTTATCCATGGGACACAACATATTCTGGTGATATCTCTACAGCAACAAACTCTGGTTTTGGAAATCTAAAGTCTGGACCAGGTGGTACTGCTTTATCTAGGTCAAGTGGCTTTATGTCGGGCAAAACAAATGGAAATCTTGCtagcaaattttccaagtctttccCTTCTACACAACCCATCAAATCATTAAACAAG GTGCCTCATTTAGGTTCTGATTTCTCAGCCAGTCTTTTGAAGGGATACCCCTCAGCTGGAAGGTTCTCATCATTCACTAACCAGAAGGGTTTGTTTCCTCTTAATGGTCAAACAAACTACAAATCTAATGGGAGGATATTAAATGGAAACGACAGATTCAAGTCAAGGGAAAAATATAACAGAAATGAGGATTTTGAATCCTCAACTGAGTTGACACGTGGTCCAAGATCTCGCAACAAGATTACTCCTTCAGACTCATCAGTTGAGAAGGAAGTATTGGGATTTACAGTCAGTAGAGATAAATACAACCTACCAGATTTTCGGACTGATTATGAAAGTGCGAAGTTCTATGTCATTAAGTCTTACAGTGAAGATGATGTCCATAAGAGCATTAAATATGATGTTTGGGCCAGCACTCCGAATGGCAATAAGAAACTGGATGTAGCATTTCGTGATGCTGAAGCAAAATCGAGTGAGACAGGCACGCGGTGTCCTATATTCCTATTTTTCTCG GTGAATGGAAGTGGGCAGTTTGTAGGCCTGGCCGAGATGATTGGGGAGGTAGATTTCAACAAAGATATGGACTTCTGGCAAGTTGACAAGTGGAGTGGGTTCTTCCCAGTTAAATGGCATATAATAAAGGACATACCTAACACTCAGTTGCGGCATATTATCCTTGAAAACAATGATAACAGACCTGTAACTTTTACCCGGGACACTCAAGAG ATTGGACTGAAGCAAGGTTTGGAAATGCTGAACATATTCAAAACTTATGCACCCAGATCATCTTTGTTAGATGACTTCAATTTCTATGAAAATCGAGAAAAGTCTCTACAAGCCAAAAGGAGCAGTAAACCTGCAActttaaagattgaaacttACGATGATGGTGTTATCCCT GAGCATATGAGTGCCGTAGGGGAAGACCTTGAAGCTGAATCAGGTGGGATCGGGATGACTTCTGACCGAACATCTCTCATTTCACTTACTAAAAATCTCTCTCTCAATGCTTGA